The Mycoplasmopsis gallinacea genome includes a window with the following:
- the trmD gene encoding tRNA (guanosine(37)-N1)-methyltransferase TrmD — protein sequence MKINFLTLFPKYFEPFINESIIKKAQEKNLLDFEVVDFRDFSKSKHRKVDDEIYGGGHGLLLQVEPIDLALDSLKDRGGYKILVTPQGKTFNQEIANELAKHEQITFISGRYEGFDERVVELCDLELSIGDYVLTGGELPSMVMADSVARLVPGVIREESHVYDSFQGNGLLDYPQYTRPREYKGMKVPEVLFSGDHKKIEEWKSNAQYQKTLKNRPDIIERIKNEK from the coding sequence ATGAAAATTAATTTCCTAACCCTTTTTCCAAAATATTTTGAACCTTTTATTAATGAAAGCATCATTAAAAAAGCTCAAGAAAAAAACCTTTTAGATTTTGAAGTTGTTGATTTTAGAGATTTTAGCAAAAGTAAACATCGTAAAGTTGATGATGAAATTTATGGTGGAGGTCATGGGTTGTTGCTTCAAGTAGAACCAATTGACCTTGCCTTAGATTCACTGAAAGATCGTGGGGGTTATAAAATTTTAGTAACACCTCAAGGTAAAACCTTTAATCAAGAAATTGCAAATGAACTTGCTAAACATGAGCAAATTACATTTATCTCTGGACGTTATGAAGGTTTTGATGAGAGAGTTGTGGAACTTTGTGATCTAGAATTATCAATTGGTGATTATGTTTTAACCGGTGGTGAACTTCCATCAATGGTTATGGCTGATTCAGTTGCTAGATTGGTTCCAGGAGTTATTCGTGAAGAATCACATGTATATGATTCTTTCCAAGGAAATGGGTTACTTGATTATCCTCAGTACACTAGACCAAGAGAATATAAAGGAATGAAAGTTCCTGAAGTTCTTTTTAGTGGAGATCATAAAAAAATTGAGGAATGAAAATCAAATGCACAATATCAGAAAACTTTAAAAAATAGACCTGATATTATTGAAAGGATTAAAAATGAGAAATAA
- the rpsP gene encoding 30S ribosomal protein S16 produces MVKIRLKRMGSKFSPVYKIVAADARAPRDGKFIEALGHYNPLNDEVVLNKEQILKWLSQGAQPTATVANLFKAHKLTSELKK; encoded by the coding sequence ATGGTAAAAATTAGATTAAAAAGAATGGGGAGCAAATTTAGCCCAGTTTACAAAATTGTAGCTGCTGACGCTAGAGCTCCTCGTGATGGTAAATTTATTGAAGCACTTGGACACTACAACCCATTAAACGATGAAGTTGTATTAAACAAAGAACAAATTTTAAAATGATTATCACAAGGTGCACAACCTACAGCAACTGTTGCTAACTTATTCAAAGCTCACAAATTAACAAGCGAATTAAAAAAATAG
- a CDS encoding tRNA (cytidine(34)-2'-O)-methyltransferase — translation MLNIVLYQPEICPNTGNIIRTCFALGAKLHIIKPLGFDLHPKYLKRAGAGRMLSDIPHEVHANYEQFYKKYHDKHIYYITRYGQKTYTDVNYKQTYEQNGEIWLMFGRESTGIDKDILFNNLERCLRIPMVSAMRSINLANCVSILGFEVMRQLDFQDLSKFEVEKGKDFLINYGNNKQN, via the coding sequence ATGTTAAATATAGTTTTATACCAACCCGAAATTTGCCCTAACACAGGAAATATAATTCGTACTTGTTTTGCTCTTGGGGCAAAACTTCATATCATTAAACCACTTGGTTTTGATTTACACCCAAAATATCTTAAAAGAGCTGGTGCTGGAAGAATGCTTTCAGATATTCCGCACGAAGTGCATGCTAATTATGAACAGTTTTATAAAAAGTATCATGATAAACACATTTACTACATTACTAGATATGGACAAAAAACTTATACTGATGTAAATTACAAACAAACTTATGAACAAAACGGAGAAATTTGACTTATGTTTGGTCGCGAATCCACCGGAATTGATAAGGATATTCTTTTTAATAATTTAGAAAGATGTCTTAGAATTCCAATGGTTTCAGCAATGCGTTCAATTAACTTAGCTAATTGCGTATCAATTTTAGGTTTTGAAGTAATGCGTCAACTTGATTTTCAAGACTTATCTAAATTCGAAGTAGAAAAAGGAAAAGATTTTTTAATCAACTATGGAAATAACAAGCAAAACTAA
- a CDS encoding TrmH family RNA methyltransferase → MEITSKTNPKVKFIRKLQNKKFRQESSNFVIEGEHLIKEALDSNLIIEIFENIDSKEFLFDGSTKVTREIIESVLPSKNPQNCFALCKFKHEQKLGQKVIVLNNLQDPGNVGTIIRLAKAFDFDSVIIENLDFYNDKVLRSSQGAFFSVNLIATKNANQTMNLLREKGYKIYHTLLDKNALPLNNVSFESEKLAIIFGNEGNGIDPSLVSENDTKVYVPISFESLNVACCAAIVLNKVRNG, encoded by the coding sequence ATGGAAATAACAAGCAAAACTAATCCAAAAGTTAAATTTATCCGAAAATTACAAAATAAAAAGTTTCGTCAAGAAAGCTCTAATTTTGTAATTGAAGGTGAGCATTTAATTAAAGAGGCTTTAGATTCAAATTTAATTATTGAAATTTTTGAAAACATTGATTCAAAAGAGTTTCTTTTTGATGGTTCTACCAAAGTAACACGTGAAATTATCGAGTCAGTACTTCCTTCCAAAAATCCACAAAATTGCTTTGCTCTTTGTAAATTTAAACATGAGCAAAAACTAGGACAAAAAGTCATTGTTTTAAATAACTTACAAGATCCAGGAAATGTAGGAACAATTATTAGGCTAGCTAAAGCTTTTGATTTTGATTCAGTAATTATTGAAAATTTAGATTTTTACAATGATAAAGTTTTACGTTCTTCACAAGGTGCTTTTTTTAGCGTTAATCTAATAGCTACTAAAAACGCAAATCAAACAATGAACCTTTTAAGAGAAAAAGGATACAAAATTTACCACACTCTTTTGGATAAAAACGCTCTTCCTTTAAATAATGTCAGTTTTGAAAGTGAAAAACTTGCAATTATTTTTGGAAATGAAGGAAACGGAATTGATCCATCTTTAGTATCTGAAAATGATACTAAAGTTTATGTTCCAATTAGTTTTGAAAGCTTAAATGTTGCTTGCTGCGCTGCAATTGTACTTAATAAAGTAAGGAATGGATAA
- a CDS encoding DivIVA domain-containing protein: MKEKEILELALQQLSEISFTKSVNGLSKNEVLSFLESLKEKMELLDSHLEELLEKNEELKEENDKLKNQMQMLNFENKRLKSYTNIKDKNESK; this comes from the coding sequence ATGAAAGAAAAAGAAATACTGGAATTAGCTTTACAGCAACTATCTGAAATTTCTTTTACTAAATCAGTTAATGGACTTTCTAAAAATGAAGTTTTGTCATTTTTAGAAAGTTTGAAAGAAAAAATGGAACTTCTTGATTCTCATCTTGAAGAATTGCTTGAAAAAAATGAAGAGCTTAAAGAAGAAAATGATAAACTCAAAAATCAAATGCAAATGCTTAATTTTGAAAACAAAAGATTAAAAAGTTATACAAATATAAAGGATAAAAATGAATCAAAATAA
- the ylqF gene encoding ribosome biogenesis GTPase YlqF produces MNQNKINEEFNNLIQWFPGHMSKAMKDIKESANLADLFVVVLDARCPISSYNEDFDAIQPQKPRLFIITKSDLMDKSKKDQIAKRFGNENLLWLDLRQKSSKKIILNKIKQILKEKIARNKAKGMLVSRLKSFVVGIPNCGKSTLINLVSSKSRLKVADMPGVTRVKQWVMDGEFWFLDTPGILLPKFDDQENAIKLLAIGSIKNDIFPLEFVAIQLWALVSKYYPEKLIDLGMTPSEDTVQIYGLFHEYAEKFGFLKEKGKVDLQKAQINFINWVKGLKGVTYD; encoded by the coding sequence ATGAATCAAAATAAAATAAATGAAGAATTTAATAATTTAATTCAATGATTCCCAGGGCACATGTCTAAAGCAATGAAAGACATTAAAGAATCTGCTAATTTAGCTGATCTTTTTGTTGTTGTTTTAGATGCTCGTTGTCCAATTAGTTCATATAATGAAGATTTTGATGCAATTCAACCACAAAAACCTCGACTTTTTATTATTACTAAAAGCGACTTAATGGATAAAAGTAAAAAAGACCAAATCGCTAAGCGTTTTGGTAATGAAAACTTGCTTTGACTTGATCTTAGGCAGAAAAGTTCTAAGAAAATCATTTTAAATAAAATTAAGCAAATTCTTAAAGAGAAAATTGCAAGAAATAAAGCTAAAGGTATGCTTGTAAGCAGGCTTAAATCATTTGTGGTTGGAATTCCTAACTGCGGAAAAAGCACCTTAATTAACCTTGTTTCTTCAAAATCAAGATTAAAAGTAGCTGATATGCCCGGAGTAACCAGAGTTAAGCAATGAGTAATGGATGGCGAGTTTTGATTTTTAGATACCCCTGGTATTTTGCTTCCTAAATTTGATGATCAAGAAAATGCGATCAAACTTCTTGCAATTGGTTCAATTAAAAATGACATTTTCCCACTTGAATTTGTGGCAATTCAACTTTGAGCACTTGTTTCAAAATACTACCCAGAAAAACTTATTGATTTAGGTATGACACCATCAGAAGATACTGTGCAAATTTATGGACTTTTTCACGAATATGCAGAAAAATTTGGATTTTTAAAAGAAAAAGGAAAAGTTGATTTGCAAAAAGCACAAATCAACTTTATCAATTGAGTAAAAGGATTAAAAGGAGTTACATACGATTAA
- the dnaJ gene encoding molecular chaperone DnaJ, with protein sequence MKNKRDYYEVLGVSKTATEAEIKKAYRKLAMKYHPDKTDDPKATEIMQEINEAYEVLSNADKRRMYDQYGHDGMNAQAGGFGGFEGFEGFSGDFSDIFENIFSGFGGFSSRRNHNPNAPKRGDDIKTTITIPFLEAIHGVVKKEEYPKYDTCPDCNGTGAETPSDIEQCNECHGTGYVEKIQRGIFGAQKVHTTCSKCSGKGKIIKKACKKCRGNCFVKVIKPVTIPISEGVTDGTMLKLTGYGNPGQNGGPAGDLYIEIRIKPHPFYKRHNHDIYLDFPVSFADILLEKTILVPTPFGDQQIKLKKSYLDSQVVKISGKGVKTKYGSGDLKLNLRIIIPDYGKKDKKKITEVLETIQDDTNENFVKEVNKAK encoded by the coding sequence ATGAAAAATAAGAGAGATTATTATGAAGTTTTAGGTGTTAGTAAAACTGCAACTGAAGCTGAAATTAAAAAAGCATACCGTAAGTTAGCTATGAAGTATCACCCTGATAAAACAGATGATCCAAAAGCTACTGAAATTATGCAAGAAATTAATGAAGCTTACGAAGTTTTATCTAATGCAGATAAAAGAAGAATGTATGACCAGTATGGGCACGATGGAATGAATGCACAAGCTGGTGGATTTGGTGGTTTTGAAGGATTTGAAGGGTTCTCAGGAGATTTTAGTGATATTTTCGAAAATATCTTCTCAGGCTTTGGTGGTTTTTCATCAAGAAGAAACCATAATCCAAATGCTCCAAAACGTGGTGATGATATCAAAACTACAATCACAATACCATTTTTAGAAGCAATTCACGGGGTAGTTAAAAAAGAAGAATACCCTAAATATGATACTTGTCCAGACTGTAATGGAACTGGAGCTGAAACTCCAAGTGACATTGAGCAATGTAACGAATGTCATGGTACAGGATATGTTGAAAAAATTCAACGTGGAATTTTCGGGGCACAAAAAGTGCACACAACTTGTTCTAAGTGTTCTGGAAAAGGTAAAATTATTAAAAAAGCATGTAAAAAATGTAGAGGAAATTGTTTCGTTAAAGTTATCAAACCTGTTACAATTCCTATTTCTGAAGGTGTGACAGATGGAACAATGTTAAAACTTACAGGTTATGGAAATCCAGGTCAAAATGGTGGACCAGCTGGTGATTTATACATCGAAATCCGCATTAAACCACACCCATTTTACAAAAGACATAATCACGATATTTACTTAGATTTCCCAGTATCATTTGCTGATATTTTATTAGAAAAAACAATTCTTGTCCCAACCCCATTTGGAGATCAACAAATTAAACTTAAAAAATCTTATTTAGATTCACAAGTTGTTAAAATCTCTGGCAAGGGAGTTAAAACCAAATACGGAAGTGGTGATTTAAAACTTAACTTAAGAATTATCATTCCTGATTATGGGAAAAAAGACAAAAAGAAAATTACAGAAGTATTAGAAACTATTCAAGATGATACTAATGAAAACTTTGTAAAAGAGGTGAACAAAGCAAAATAA
- a CDS encoding class I SAM-dependent methyltransferase, translated as MKLTEKYIQVYDTDSSLIHYTSAISSVGILDAESKILKMLQLPKKALVADLGSGPGRFAFGANKLYPAYQIDCYDLSDKSIQIGKDLANKMNLKNISFTKADLTEKGCLKPSYYNLCFFTFNSLMTIPGHNNKKKALLNAYNALKSGGYLVFTAPTISGDINRENFIKNNFSNEHERKSDISYQIDNKLGVLCHYEKEEIFQMLEQINLPKPIFASKRDEFAIETKEAKIFSDNAVYYIIKKP; from the coding sequence ATGAAACTTACAGAAAAATATATTCAAGTTTATGATACTGATTCATCATTAATCCATTACACTAGCGCCATTTCATCAGTAGGAATTTTAGATGCTGAAAGTAAAATCTTAAAGATGCTTCAACTACCTAAAAAAGCACTTGTAGCTGATTTAGGTTCAGGTCCTGGTAGATTTGCATTTGGAGCAAATAAACTATATCCTGCTTACCAAATTGATTGCTATGACCTTTCAGATAAATCAATTCAAATTGGTAAAGATTTAGCTAACAAAATGAATCTGAAAAACATTTCTTTTACTAAAGCAGACTTAACTGAAAAAGGATGCTTAAAACCTTCTTATTATAATTTATGCTTTTTTACCTTTAATTCGCTTATGACTATTCCAGGTCATAATAATAAGAAAAAAGCACTTTTAAATGCATATAATGCACTTAAAAGTGGTGGTTATTTAGTTTTTACAGCTCCTACAATTTCTGGTGATATAAACCGTGAAAACTTTATCAAAAACAACTTCAGTAATGAGCATGAAAGAAAATCTGATATCTCTTATCAAATTGATAATAAATTAGGTGTACTTTGTCATTATGAAAAAGAAGAAATTTTTCAAATGTTAGAGCAAATCAATCTTCCAAAACCTATTTTTGCTTCTAAAAGAGATGAATTTGCCATCGAAACTAAAGAAGCAAAAATCTTCTCGGATAATGCTGTTTATTACATAATTAAAAAACCTTAA
- a CDS encoding thioredoxin family protein produces the protein MLIHSTYENIKDKLDKGLKIVVFHAKWCGACRMLAPILEQVAEDGETIIKIDVDEDRAFAAANNVSSIPYILIYKDGVIVDKLLGYRPYEQLKEEIAKHK, from the coding sequence ATGTTAATTCATTCAACATACGAAAATATTAAAGATAAACTTGATAAAGGGTTAAAAATTGTAGTGTTTCACGCTAAATGATGTGGTGCATGTAGAATGCTTGCTCCAATTCTTGAACAAGTAGCAGAAGATGGGGAAACAATCATCAAAATTGATGTCGATGAAGATAGAGCTTTTGCTGCTGCAAATAATGTATCTTCTATTCCTTACATTTTAATTTACAAAGATGGCGTTATTGTGGATAAATTATTAGGATATAGACCATACGAGCAACTTAAAGAAGAAATTGCAAAACACAAATAA
- the prmC gene encoding peptide chain release factor N(5)-glutamine methyltransferase — MPTKEDLLLEKKRYGLSQEVSSEELKMLSENTPVQKIIGYVDYLDVKIDLSKKVLIPRYETIELVLWANEIIKKNNYQRVLDLCTGSGFIALAIKKANLSINVSASDIDLEAIEQTKINADKNDLKISIIASDLFNSLQGNKFDLIVSNPPYLASYEHLDQSVLKHEPLHALFASDEGLYFYKQILEQAPNYLNPNGTLLFEINPLHLAFWESLEKAKYDVEIKKDLFGMYRMVKIQFK; from the coding sequence TTGCCTACTAAAGAAGATCTTTTACTTGAGAAAAAAAGATATGGACTTTCGCAAGAAGTATCCAGTGAAGAATTAAAGATGCTTAGCGAAAATACTCCAGTTCAAAAAATCATCGGATATGTTGATTATTTAGATGTAAAAATTGATTTATCAAAAAAAGTGTTAATTCCTAGATATGAAACCATTGAGTTAGTGTTATGAGCTAATGAGATTATTAAAAAAAATAATTATCAAAGAGTTTTAGATTTATGCACCGGAAGTGGTTTTATTGCTTTAGCAATTAAAAAAGCCAATCTAAGCATAAATGTATCTGCTTCTGATATTGATTTAGAAGCAATCGAGCAAACTAAAATCAATGCAGATAAAAATGACCTTAAAATTAGCATAATTGCATCAGATTTATTCAATAGCTTACAAGGTAATAAATTTGATTTAATTGTCTCTAATCCGCCGTATTTGGCCTCTTATGAGCATTTAGACCAGTCAGTTCTAAAACATGAACCGCTTCATGCTCTTTTTGCTAGTGATGAAGGTTTATACTTTTATAAGCAAATTCTAGAGCAAGCTCCAAATTATTTAAATCCAAATGGAACACTTTTATTTGAAATTAACCCACTTCATTTAGCTTTTTGAGAATCACTTGAAAAAGCTAAGTATGATGTAGAAATTAAGAAAGATTTATTTGGGATGTACCGAATGGTGAAAATTCAGTTCAAATAA
- the prfA gene encoding peptide chain release factor 1, whose translation MENTMYKSLMQIKEKHQELEQSLANPEIISDIKKYTKLSKEINSIADIVEAFNQYLQAEANLQNAKEMLSMDDEEMVALAKMEISEAESSMKKLHEELKILILPKDENDARDVIIEIRGAAGGDEANIFAGDLYRMYTKWCAQNGLKATILSSQDADGGGFSLISFSVQGDKPYSKLKFESGVHRVQRIPVTETKGRVHTSTATVTVMPEIDDDIEVEIKSEDIRIDVFRSSGNGGQSVNTTDSAVRITHFPSGIVVSCQDGKNQIQNKETAMRMLKSKLYDIELQKKLEEESGYRKLAGSGARSEKIRTYNYPQDRVTDHRISYSTSLSPVMEGKLNSIIEALLTEEQNEKIKEAGI comes from the coding sequence ATGGAAAATACAATGTATAAATCATTAATGCAAATTAAAGAAAAACATCAAGAATTAGAACAATCTCTAGCTAACCCAGAGATTATTTCAGATATTAAAAAATACACTAAACTTTCAAAAGAAATTAATTCAATAGCTGATATTGTAGAAGCATTTAACCAATATTTACAAGCTGAAGCAAATCTGCAAAATGCTAAAGAAATGCTTTCAATGGACGATGAAGAAATGGTTGCTCTAGCTAAAATGGAAATTTCAGAAGCTGAATCATCAATGAAAAAACTTCACGAAGAGCTTAAAATTTTAATTCTCCCTAAAGATGAAAATGATGCTCGGGACGTTATTATTGAAATTAGAGGTGCAGCTGGAGGAGATGAAGCAAATATTTTTGCTGGTGATCTTTACCGTATGTACACTAAATGATGTGCTCAAAACGGGCTTAAAGCTACCATTCTTTCTTCTCAAGATGCCGATGGCGGAGGTTTTTCATTAATTAGTTTTTCAGTGCAAGGTGATAAACCTTATTCTAAATTAAAATTTGAAAGCGGTGTGCATAGAGTGCAAAGAATTCCAGTAACAGAAACTAAAGGAAGAGTGCATACTTCCACAGCAACTGTTACAGTTATGCCTGAAATTGATGATGATATTGAAGTTGAAATTAAATCTGAAGATATTAGAATTGATGTTTTCCGTTCAAGTGGTAATGGTGGTCAATCAGTTAACACTACCGATTCAGCTGTGCGTATTACCCACTTCCCAAGTGGAATTGTAGTTTCTTGTCAAGATGGTAAAAACCAAATTCAAAACAAAGAAACAGCAATGCGTATGCTTAAATCTAAACTTTATGATATTGAACTTCAAAAGAAACTCGAAGAAGAATCTGGATACCGTAAGCTTGCTGGATCAGGGGCTAGAAGCGAAAAAATCAGAACTTACAACTATCCACAAGATAGAGTTACTGACCACAGAATTAGTTATTCAACTAGCCTTTCACCAGTTATGGAAGGGAAATTAAACTCAATTATTGAAGCTCTTTTAACTGAAGAGCAAAACGAAAAAATCAAAGAAGCAGGTATTTAA
- the rplQ gene encoding 50S ribosomal protein L17, whose protein sequence is MANPKQIYSRDTKWRKGVMRSLVSELYVNGRITTTLTRAKEVRRHAERMIQKAKNPTLQNVRMIASFVRPIKKDNQPVLSYLVKEIAPKYKDRNGGYTRIIKLPKRLGDNTRMAIIELV, encoded by the coding sequence ATGGCTAATCCAAAACAAATATATTCACGTGATACAAAATGAAGAAAAGGTGTAATGCGTTCACTTGTAAGTGAACTTTATGTTAATGGAAGAATTACAACAACATTAACAAGAGCTAAAGAAGTTAGAAGACACGCAGAAAGAATGATCCAAAAAGCTAAAAATCCTACATTACAAAATGTACGTATGATTGCAAGTTTTGTTCGTCCAATCAAAAAAGATAACCAACCAGTTTTATCATATTTAGTTAAAGAAATCGCACCTAAATACAAAGATCGTAATGGTGGATACACAAGAATTATCAAATTACCTAAACGTTTAGGTGACAACACACGTATGGCTATTATCGAATTAGTTTAA
- a CDS encoding DNA-directed RNA polymerase subunit alpha: MEKMRKLDYLEIPSIKETNDYETTFSLKNLERGFGNTLGVALRRVLLSSVTSLAPFAVRIEGVEHEFGVIKDVKEDIPQILMNLRNVRFNYNPEIIQEDEFVKVVLNTEDFTGTTITSRQLEAVDNPTVEVTDHSIHIAEVSSPEALKLEIFLRSGRGYVSFEENKKFIDKHITELNSHIKKGQFIAVDSNFSPIKKVKYEVSELNSSSPKIEEALDFTITTDGTIKAKDALKEACEILIAHFKVIGAVENMNIELFKEEEKPKEDDKDDDININQLNLSVRSLNALKRIGKTKLSEVAQLTYEQLEATKNLGKKSLDEIVEKLNEYGYKLREEGE, encoded by the coding sequence ATGGAAAAAATGAGAAAACTTGATTATCTTGAGATTCCAAGTATCAAAGAAACTAATGATTATGAAACAACATTTTCACTCAAAAATTTAGAAAGAGGTTTTGGTAATACACTTGGTGTAGCATTAAGAAGAGTTCTTCTTTCAAGTGTTACTTCACTTGCACCTTTTGCAGTTAGAATTGAAGGTGTTGAACACGAATTTGGTGTTATTAAAGATGTTAAAGAAGATATTCCACAAATTTTAATGAACTTAAGAAACGTTCGTTTCAATTACAATCCAGAAATTATTCAAGAAGATGAATTTGTTAAAGTTGTGCTTAATACAGAAGATTTTACAGGAACAACAATTACTTCTAGACAATTAGAAGCTGTTGATAACCCAACTGTGGAAGTAACTGATCATTCTATCCACATTGCTGAAGTATCTTCACCTGAAGCATTAAAACTTGAAATTTTCCTTCGTAGTGGACGTGGATACGTTTCATTTGAAGAAAACAAAAAATTCATTGACAAACACATAACAGAATTAAATTCACACATCAAAAAAGGTCAATTTATTGCTGTTGATTCTAATTTCTCACCAATTAAAAAAGTGAAATATGAAGTAAGTGAACTTAACTCATCTTCACCTAAAATTGAAGAAGCGCTTGATTTTACAATCACAACTGATGGAACAATCAAAGCTAAAGATGCTCTTAAAGAAGCATGCGAAATTTTAATTGCTCACTTTAAAGTTATTGGTGCTGTGGAAAACATGAACATCGAATTATTCAAAGAAGAAGAAAAACCAAAAGAAGATGATAAAGATGATGATATTAACATCAATCAATTAAATCTTTCAGTACGTTCACTTAATGCTTTAAAACGTATTGGTAAAACAAAACTTAGTGAAGTTGCTCAACTTACATATGAACAACTTGAAGCAACCAAAAACCTTGGTAAAAAATCATTAGATGAAATTGTTGAAAAACTTAATGAATACGGTTACAAATTAAGAGAAGAAGGAGAATAG
- the rpsK gene encoding 30S ribosomal protein S11, protein MARKSKKKNVTTGVAHIHSTNQNTIVTFTDEQGNVIAWSSAGAIGYKGTKKKTPYAAGLAAQAATEAAKEHGMKSVRVELKGLGSGKDAARKQIEVSGITVTEIKDVTPTPHNGTRPPKRVLKRERMKK, encoded by the coding sequence ATGGCACGTAAAAGTAAGAAAAAAAATGTGACAACTGGTGTTGCACACATTCACTCAACAAACCAAAATACAATTGTTACTTTCACAGATGAACAAGGTAATGTAATTGCTTGAAGTTCAGCTGGAGCAATCGGTTACAAAGGGACTAAAAAGAAAACTCCATATGCTGCAGGACTTGCTGCACAAGCTGCAACAGAAGCTGCTAAAGAACACGGAATGAAATCTGTAAGAGTTGAACTTAAAGGACTTGGATCAGGAAAAGATGCTGCTAGAAAACAAATCGAAGTTTCAGGGATCACAGTTACTGAAATTAAAGACGTTACACCTACACCACACAATGGAACAAGACCTCCAAAACGTGTTCTTAAACGTGAACGTATGAAAAAATAA
- the rpsM gene encoding 30S ribosomal protein S13 → MARILNVEIPNDKRVVISLTYIYGIGKTRAAEICAKANIDVNARVKNLSEEELSRIREAAKAYTTEGDLRRETSLNIKRLMEIKCYRGIRHRKGLPVRGQSTQKNARTRKGPRKTVAGKKGK, encoded by the coding sequence ATGGCTAGAATTTTAAACGTTGAAATTCCTAATGATAAACGTGTTGTTATTTCATTAACATACATTTATGGTATTGGAAAAACAAGAGCAGCTGAAATTTGTGCAAAAGCAAATATCGATGTGAATGCTCGTGTTAAAAATCTTTCAGAAGAAGAATTATCAAGAATCCGTGAAGCAGCTAAAGCATATACAACAGAAGGTGACTTACGTAGAGAAACAAGTTTAAACATCAAACGTTTAATGGAAATTAAATGCTACCGTGGAATTAGACACCGTAAAGGATTACCTGTACGTGGACAATCTACTCAAAAGAATGCTCGTACACGTAAAGGTCCTAGAAAAACAGTTGCTGGAAAGAAAGGTAAATAA
- the rpmJ gene encoding 50S ribosomal protein L36, with the protein MKVRASVKAMCKDCKIIKRKGIIRVICVQPKHKQRQG; encoded by the coding sequence ATGAAAGTTAGAGCTAGTGTTAAAGCTATGTGTAAAGATTGTAAAATCATTAAACGTAAAGGAATTATCCGTGTAATTTGTGTTCAACCAAAACACAAACAAAGACAAGGATAG
- the infA gene encoding translation initiation factor IF-1, whose product MAKDAIKLRAVVKEAYSTDLYSVELENGAIIKAHISGKMRVNHIRILPGDEVDVEISPYDLTQGRITYRHK is encoded by the coding sequence TTGGCAAAAGATGCTATCAAATTAAGAGCCGTTGTAAAAGAAGCTTATTCAACTGATCTTTATTCAGTTGAACTTGAAAACGGTGCAATTATTAAAGCTCACATTTCAGGTAAAATGAGAGTAAATCACATAAGAATATTACCTGGTGATGAAGTTGATGTAGAAATAAGTCCTTATGATTTAACACAAGGACGTATTACATATCGTCACAAATAA